The Gadus macrocephalus chromosome 1, ASM3116895v1 DNA window tttattgTCTTAATAtttgtggctttattaaaaaaatattttcaaactCACTttgcagcactcaccgcattgtATGCAGGAAATTCATTTTCTAGTTAACATTAATCTTGGAACCAGATGTCTCACTATTTTTTGACCGGAACTTCTAGGGGGAGACAGCACAGAGCCAAAAACTGAAAGATATTTTACCAAAGGGATTCTACCCTAGAGAAACTGATTCATGCCAGAACCTTTGTAGGTGTATTTCAATAGTGGCCAGTATACAAATAGACACTATTTTACTGTTTACTACCTGAGGCAGAGTTTGGATTCACTAAATAGCCAATTACGCTCTTACAGATCCCAAATATGCAGTGAAATAAAAGTAGAAGCCATGTTCAGGTATGGGCTTGTTGGCTTGTCAGACTTTACATTAGTAATCAATGtcagtttttttttatcctatATTCATATtagataaataaattaaaataaaatacatcattGCAACTTTGCACGTCTTTAATGTGTCATGAATATTTAACAATTACAATAATtcaacacgacaacacataatcAGAAGGTCatttttctgtatgtgtgtttgtgggttgtTCTGCTGAACTATAGCGCTTAATTATGATCATAATAAGGCTTGTACATCGCAATGTCACAACTCAATTTTGGGAGCATAGGATCATTGGAATGTTAGCTATTAGGTTGGTAGTGGGATTTCTTTTGTCATGTTAAGTAATAAATCATGCAAGAATTTGTCATTATGGGGCaaaattgttgtgtttgaaactgccacagCGTGTCTCATTTGAGATTTGGCAAAACAACAATTTAGATTAATACAATGGTTTTCACATTGGTTTACAGCACTACAGCTCTCGGTATAGCAGAGTATGGCCCACAAAAAAATCCcctgatgcattctgatgtacaagccctgtATACATTTACAAGGGTCTAAAGATTTGAAAGGACGGATTGCATTGACATACTGGAACAGACATCACTCCCAAGGACCCCCCTCTATTGAAGTTGACTTCTTGCTTTTACACACAATTTCTTGTAAATATACATATCAGCATTATGAGTGGTAACCTCCTCCCCTTTGTGCTTAAGTATCTACCCAAACATCTGCACATCCTCTGTGTGGACATGCCTGGGCATGAGGGGACAACCAGAACCAATAAAGACGATTATTCGATTCAAGGACAGGCCAGACGGATCCGTCAGGTAGGTCTTTTTAAAATATGATGCCTTTTCTCATTTTGCGTCTTTCCAATAAAAAGTTGGTTAACTTATTTTTGTCCAATAAACAAGCCACAAAAATTCATCAATAATAATATACTGTTTGTCTAATGGAGTTTCCCCGGCTTTCAATTGACCTGCTTAAGCTCAATTCATTTAATCTCATTATGTAGTTCGTAGAGGCCATCCGCTTGAACAGGAAGCCCTTTCATTTGGTGGGAGCCTCGATGGGGGGCAGTGTGGCGGGGGTCTATGCAGCCTGCTATCCCTTAGATATCTGTAGCATGACACTAATTTGTCCAGATGGTAAGTCTATACTGTCTGTAAGTCTAATTGAATCTGTTAAAAATCAACCATGAAATGCATTGTTGTCCCTGATCGGTTGATGTTTTGGTCCTAAAGTATCAGGGCTTTTTTGAAGAATATGACATTTCTTTCATTTTAACCCACAGGTATAAAACATTTATCTGAGACCAAATTCGACAACCATCTACAAGACCTCCAGCACAACCAGTATACACTAAGCATCCCACTGATTCCAACCACACCGGAGGAGATGGAAGACATGTTGAAACTCTGCTCCCATGTTCGCTTCAAGATCCCTCAGCAGGTCAGATCCACAATCATTTTTAAATCATAGAGATGTAGactcaaaataataatatatttactaatcataaaatgtattttttttatccattgTTTAGATTCTTCAAGGTCTGGTA harbors:
- the LOC132456032 gene encoding monoacylglycerol lipase ABHD6-like isoform X2, translated to MAADFDVVNLFVIAAATLAIPIVAFGASFLLWPSVLIRVYHWYWRRTLGLQVRYADCGGYRFCYSCRGKPGMRPSILLLHSFSAHKDTWLTVVKYLPKHLHILCVDMPGHEGTTRTNKDDYSIQGQARRIRQFVEAIRLNRKPFHLVGASMGGSVAGVYAACYPLDICSMTLICPDGIKHLSETKFDNHLQDLQHNQYTLSIPLIPTTPEEMEDMLKLCSHVRFKIPQQILQGLVDVRLPHNEFYEEGGGCLWCCNH